The region CAAAGTTTAAGAATGTTGCAGCACCTGCCGGTTTTTCAAGACCATCAATAAGATCCTCAACCTTATATCCAAAAAGCTGCATGGCTGTCTGACAGGGATACATTTTTACTCCAAGATCCTGAGCCTGTTTTATAAGCTCTTCAACTGAAGGAACTTTGTTTTCGGCCATCATCTTTTTCATCATATTTGTGGCAAAATCCACCATTCCGGGCATTATTGTGAGTATCTGCGGGACAGGCATCGGCATAGGCATTGCAGGATTACCTACAGGGGAAACTTTAAGATTTTTATATTTTTCTTTGTGAACAACATTTATCCCGTAAAAACTGAAAAACATACCTACTTCCATTCCCATTGCTGCAGCTGTTGTTCCGAGGATGAAAGCAGGCATAACCTTATCTAATGTTCCACTTAGTACTATAATTCCTACTCTTGTAGCCATTTTTATCTCCAATATGAAAAAGATCTTTATTATATTTTATGATAAAGCACGCATAATGTCATTGAAAATGACAAATATCATCAGTGTTCCAAGTAATGCAAAACCGATATAAGCGAGATACTCCTTAGCTTTTTCGGGAAGAGGTCTTCTTATGATCATCTCAATAAGCAGAATGGCTATAAGACCGCCATCAAGAACAGGTATAGGAAGAAGATTAAGATATCCAAGCTGTAGAGAAATAAAAGCTATAGAGAATAAAAATGCTGCAAGACCTGTCTCAAGAGCCTGACCGGAGAACTGGGCTATAGCAATAGGTCCTCCAAGTGTCTTTAAGGAAACCTCACCTGTTATGAGACCTTTTATTACGTTGTATATAGCAACTGTTAACTCTTTTGATTTTTCTATAGCTTTCTCAAAAGATTCTGTAAATCCGTACTTAACAATAGTGGTATCCATTTTAGGTGATATCCCTAATACATACTTGTTAAGTTCTTTATTGAATTCAGGTGTTACCTTTACAGGAAAAACCTTACCATCTCTTCTAACGAGGAGTGTTATCTCCTTTTTTTCCTTTATCGTTGATAGAGTATCAACAAGTTCAAACCAGCTTCTTACAGGTTTTCCGTTAAATGCTATGATCTCATCCCCTTTCTGGAGACCTGCTTTTTCTGCAGGTGATCCTTTCATCACCTGACCTATCTTTGCAGGTATGACAGGGGATATACCGAGAGGTTCTTTTGTGATATCGTGTGGAACCTGAATATTCAGGACTATCTTTTCACCATTCCTGTCTATCTCTATTACAGCACTTTTTGCAGCTTTCATACCTATGGCTATTGTAAACTCTTTCCAGTTTTTAATGGGCTTTCCATCAACAGCAACAATTCTGTCATAAGGTTTTATACCTACTTTTTCTGCTACGGACCCTGGATGGACGTAACCGACAACAACAGGTTCTTTAAGATACTTAGGCTCATGTATTCCTATCATATATGCTGAGGCAAAGAGGATAACCGCAAGAACAATATTAAAAAGAGGTCCTGCAAATGCTATAAGTATCTTCTGCCATCTTGGTTTTGCGTAGAAGGAGCGAGGATCCTCAAAGGCTGCCTTATCAACCTCTCCCTGAACAGGCTCTGTCATACTGTCTTCACCGTACATCTTTACATATCCACCTAAAGGGATGACAGCTATCTGGTAAAGAGTTTCTTTACCTTTCCATTTTATTAAAGGTGGTCCAAATCCTATTGAGAAGACCTCAACTTTAACGCCAAAAAGCCTGGCAAAAAGGAAATGTCCAAACTCATGTATGGTTATAAGAATACCTATCATTATCAGAAATGCTATAACACTTATCAAAATATTCCTCCTTAATTAACGTTCTGTAATTTTAATATATTCCAGAATATTTTTTCTGTTTCTTTTATGATAAAGATAATATCTTCAAATGTTTCCGGTTTGCTGAAATCAGCCTGATCAAGAACCTGTTGGATATAAACAGGTATCATATCAAATGTTATCTTACCTTCAAGGAACAGATTTACCGCTATTTCGTCTGCTGTTGTCAGGACTGTGGGACAGGCTCCACCTTTCTCACCACACTCCTTAGCTATATTTAGCAGAGGAAATCTATCGTAGTCAGGTTCTAAAAATGTTAAGTTTTTTACCTGTGCAAGGTTTAATCTCCTTACATCTATCTCCCATCTTTCAGGGTAAGATATTGCGTAACAGATAGGTATTCTCATATCAGGTGGTGAGAGATGTGATATAACGGAACCATCAATGAACTGGACAAGACCGTGGACGATGCTTTCTGGATGTATAACAACATCTATCTTGCTGTAAGGGATGTTAAAAAGATAATGGGCTTCTATTATCTCAAAACCTTTATTCATCAGTGTAGCACTGTCTATAGAAACCTTTTTACCCATCTTCCATCTGGGATGGTTTAAAGCCTGATCTGGAGTTATGTACCTGAACTCTTCCTTAGGAAGATTTAAAAAAGGTCCTCCTGAAGCTGTGAGTATGATCTTCTCAACCTCTTCTTTTCTTCCTGAAAGAAGACACTGGAATATAGCTGAATGCTCACTGTCTATAGGGAATATGTCTGAGTATTTATCACCGTAAATCTCACCAAGACAGATAATAGCCTCTTTATTCGCTGTGGCGAGCTTTTTGTTGTTTTCTAAGAGCAGATATGTTGGCAGTATTCCGTTTATTCCCGAAATACCGTTTATAAAAAGATCAATATCAAGCTGGGCAAGCTTATAAAGTCCATCCTCACCTATCAGAGTTTTAACACCTTTTATCTTTTCCCCTTCAGCTATATAAACATACTCGGGTTTAAACTCATCTATCTGATCTAAAAGCTTTTCTGAGACTCTGGAAGCTGCCAGTAAAGATACCTCAAGCCTATCCCTGTACTTTCTGACTATGTCAAGTGTCTGTGTTCCAATGGATCCTGTAGATCCAAGGACTGCTAATCTTTTCAAAACATCCCCTCTAACTTATTGAAGCAAATATACTGCCTAAAAGCTGATTTTCATCTTTAAGACCTATCTGCTCAACTTTATCATTTATCACTATCTTTGGTACTGTTGCAACATTGTATTTTACAGCAAGATCACTGAATATGTAACAGTCTATAGCTGTCGCTGTTATATACTCATTTACCATCGCAAAGCTGTATGATTTTAAAACAGCTGGTGGACACCATCCACAGGTGTTAGTTATAAAAACTTTTATTTCAACAGGTCTGTCTATCTGTTCTATCAGTTCAACAGTTCTTTCTGAAAGATCATACTCATTTCTTGAGACCATAACTATAGTATCTATAAATGTTTTAAACTCTCCTCCATCAGGCTTACCCATGAATCTTATTCCGAAATCCTTTTCAGTAGTTTGAATGGAGATACAGGGCGCATCTATACAGCTCAGGCTTTCATTAATCTCAATTGAGATCTTTTCAGAGAAGGTTGATATACTTTCTAAAACCTTTTCTATATCTCTGTCTATATCCTTACCGCTTTTTCTGAGGATTAACTTAACAGGATCTATAAGCTCATTAAAGCGTTTTTTCAAAAATGTATCTGCCCCTTCAGGAAACATATCAAAACCTCATAATTTATAAACAAAAGAATTTTAACAGATTTGGTGATTTTATACACGGAAAGGGAGAAAGAATCTCCCTTTTACTGTTGATCTGCGTAGTTAGGACCTAATTTTGGTGGATTATTGTCCCATGCCTTTGCTCTGGCCTTGTCGTATTCAGGGAATATTTTCTGAGTGTCAGGCCAGAAGGAATGTTCATCAAACTTCTCTTCCCTTCTTCTTGATACAAAATCATCAGCTATCTTTGAAAGCTTTTCCTTATCAAGTACCCATCCCCTTCTTGTATAGGATGATAGATCGTAAATATCTGTATGTATTATGCAGGCTGTTGGGCATGCAAGTGTACACAGACCGCAGAACATACACTTTCCAAGGTCCATATCAAACTGTGATACAACCTTAAGTCCGTGATGTGGATGATCCTCAGGGACATCCAGCTTTTCAGTTTTTATTGTGAATATCTCCGGAACAGGACATGCTGCCTGACAGAACTTACATCCGATACATCTTGTTTCGCCCATCTCAGGGGGTTTTATCTTTAGCTTTTTAACCCATGCATCAAAATCCGGAAGCTCTGTTCCATCAACATTTCTGAGGCCGTGAACACCTCTAAACCTTGGTGCAGGAACAACAACCTCATATGGAAAATCAACAGTTATAACCTTTCTGAAGAGATGTTTTATTGTTGTAGCAAGCCCTTTAGCAAAATCAAGGAAAAATATCTTCTCAACTATTGATTGTGGTTGAACGTTTACGTTCATTCCTACCTTTTTAATACCCATTATAGGCCTCCTTAATTATCTGTCTGTCTCACCAACAACAGGGTCTATTGTGGATAAAAGTGTTATGGCATCTGCGATAGGTCTTCCTATTATAGCTTTTGTAAATATCTGGAGATTGTAAAAAGCACCTGATCTGAGTCTGAATCTGTGAGGTTTTATACCATCCTTAGGCATATATATGTATACTCCAAGTTCACCTCTTGGGTTGTCCGTTCCTGCGTAAACCTCACCTTTTTTCAGCTTTGTTCCTCTACCGTCTATAGTTATCTTCATCTTTTTGTCTTCAGGTTCGTAGAAGAAAGGATCGTTCTTGGACATCTTCCTGAGTTTTTCAATACACTGATTTATTATTCTTACAGACTGTCTTATCTCCTCAATCCTTACAAGGTACCTGTCGTAAGAGTCTCCCTTCTCACCTACAGGAACATCAAAATCAACCTCGCCGTAGGCATCATACTTGTCTATCTTTCTCAGGTCGTAAGGTACACCTGAAGCTCTCGCCACAGCACCTGTTAGACCGTAATCGTAAACATCCTCTTCTGTGATTATACATACATCAACATTTCTCTTAAGCCATATTCTATTTCTTGTTAAAAGTCTCTCGTAATCTGCAAGTCTTGTTGGGAAATCTTTTAAGAAATGTTCTATAGCATCAAGGGCTCCGTATGGAAGATCTGCGTAAACACCTCCAACCCTGAAGTAGTTTATAGTAAATCTTGCACCGGATATACCCTCAAATATATCCATTATTTTTTCTCTTTCTCTGAATGTGTAAAGGAACATTGTTAAAGCACCAAGGTCAAGGGCGTATGTTCCAAGCCAGAGTAAGTGAGAGTTTATTCTTGAAAGCTCGGCCATCATAGTTCTGATATACTTTGCCTTCTCAGGTATCTTCTCGTGTATCCCGAGAAGTTTTTCAGCTGCAACACATACAGAGTGATTCTCATTTATAGATGCTATATAATCCATCCTGTCTGTGTATGGTATTATCTGCTGAACGTTAAGGTTTTCTGCAAGCTTTTCTATACCTCTGTGAAGCTGTCCTATGATGATATCACACTTTTTAACATACTCACCTTCCATATCAAATAGGAACCATATAGTTCCGTGTGTTCCTGGATGGAGAGGACCCCAGTTAAGAACAACCTGTGAGCTTTTCTCAGGCATTCTTATCTTCTGAGTTCTTTCTAAATCTTCAAGTGTTGGAAGAGCTGTATGCATTCTTGAGTAGTTCATCATACCTTCAAGCTGATCCATTCTCTCTGTTTCGTTGAGAGATGGAAGCTCTACCTCTTCAATTCCTCTAACCGGAAAGTCTTTTCTGAGTGGATGGTAAGGATAACCTTCCCATAAAAACATCCTTACAAGATGATCATGTCCTTCAAACTTTATTCCAAACATATCCCATGCTTCTCTCTCAGCCCATTTAGCACCGGACCAGAGTGTTGTGAGTGTTGGGAGTGTTTCGTCTGTAGCCCATGTTTTGACAATAATTCTTTCTTTGTATTCAGGAGAAAAGAGAATAACCACACCCTGAAATCTTGGATCTGCTTTCTTGCCGTGATCAATAATTGTCCAGTCAATGAACATCTTGAAAAGATAATCAGGATCTTCCTTCAGAAATTTTAAAAACTGTATGAGATTTTCTTTTGGAACTTCAAGAACCGTTGCCTGCTCATTTTCTAATACTTTGACAAAATCAAATTTTTCTTCTAATCTCTTGGCTTTATCAAGTGTTATCCAGGACATAATCCACTCCGTATGCAGATTTTTCAAACAGTGTTATAAATTTTAAAACTTAAATCAAATTTTATCAACATTTTTAGTATAATTTTTAAGTTTTAAATTACACTTATGAGGTCCTAAATTGAAAGAAAAGGATATAGTTACAGAGGAGAATATGCCTGAGGAAAGTTTTAAGGTTATGGTGGCCTATATGCTCTCAACAGGACTTTATGCAGGAAAGATCCCTGTTGCCC is a window of Persephonella marina EX-H1 DNA encoding:
- a CDS encoding DsrE/DsrF/DrsH-like family protein — its product is MATRVGIIVLSGTLDKVMPAFILGTTAAAMGMEVGMFFSFYGINVVHKEKYKNLKVSPVGNPAMPMPMPVPQILTIMPGMVDFATNMMKKMMAENKVPSVEELIKQAQDLGVKMYPCQTAMQLFGYKVEDLIDGLEKPAGAATFLNFVNAGEKSIVMNF
- the rseP gene encoding RIP metalloprotease RseP, whose translation is MSVIAFLIMIGILITIHEFGHFLFARLFGVKVEVFSIGFGPPLIKWKGKETLYQIAVIPLGGYVKMYGEDSMTEPVQGEVDKAAFEDPRSFYAKPRWQKILIAFAGPLFNIVLAVILFASAYMIGIHEPKYLKEPVVVGYVHPGSVAEKVGIKPYDRIVAVDGKPIKNWKEFTIAIGMKAAKSAVIEIDRNGEKIVLNIQVPHDITKEPLGISPVIPAKIGQVMKGSPAEKAGLQKGDEIIAFNGKPVRSWFELVDTLSTIKEKKEITLLVRRDGKVFPVKVTPEFNKELNKYVLGISPKMDTTIVKYGFTESFEKAIEKSKELTVAIYNVIKGLITGEVSLKTLGGPIAIAQFSGQALETGLAAFLFSIAFISLQLGYLNLLPIPVLDGGLIAILLIEMIIRRPLPEKAKEYLAYIGFALLGTLMIFVIFNDIMRALS
- the dxr gene encoding 1-deoxy-D-xylulose-5-phosphate reductoisomerase — its product is MKRLAVLGSTGSIGTQTLDIVRKYRDRLEVSLLAASRVSEKLLDQIDEFKPEYVYIAEGEKIKGVKTLIGEDGLYKLAQLDIDLFINGISGINGILPTYLLLENNKKLATANKEAIICLGEIYGDKYSDIFPIDSEHSAIFQCLLSGRKEEVEKIILTASGGPFLNLPKEEFRYITPDQALNHPRWKMGKKVSIDSATLMNKGFEIIEAHYLFNIPYSKIDVVIHPESIVHGLVQFIDGSVISHLSPPDMRIPICYAISYPERWEIDVRRLNLAQVKNLTFLEPDYDRFPLLNIAKECGEKGGACPTVLTTADEIAVNLFLEGKITFDMIPVYIQQVLDQADFSKPETFEDIIFIIKETEKIFWNILKLQNVN
- a CDS encoding thioredoxin family protein, with translation MFPEGADTFLKKRFNELIDPVKLILRKSGKDIDRDIEKVLESISTFSEKISIEINESLSCIDAPCISIQTTEKDFGIRFMGKPDGGEFKTFIDTIVMVSRNEYDLSERTVELIEQIDRPVEIKVFITNTCGWCPPAVLKSYSFAMVNEYITATAIDCYIFSDLAVKYNVATVPKIVINDKVEQIGLKDENQLLGSIFASIS
- a CDS encoding NuoI/complex I 23 kDa subunit family protein, translating into MGIKKVGMNVNVQPQSIVEKIFFLDFAKGLATTIKHLFRKVITVDFPYEVVVPAPRFRGVHGLRNVDGTELPDFDAWVKKLKIKPPEMGETRCIGCKFCQAACPVPEIFTIKTEKLDVPEDHPHHGLKVVSQFDMDLGKCMFCGLCTLACPTACIIHTDIYDLSSYTRRGWVLDKEKLSKIADDFVSRRREEKFDEHSFWPDTQKIFPEYDKARAKAWDNNPPKLGPNYADQQ
- a CDS encoding NADH-quinone oxidoreductase subunit D; translated protein: MSWITLDKAKRLEEKFDFVKVLENEQATVLEVPKENLIQFLKFLKEDPDYLFKMFIDWTIIDHGKKADPRFQGVVILFSPEYKERIIVKTWATDETLPTLTTLWSGAKWAEREAWDMFGIKFEGHDHLVRMFLWEGYPYHPLRKDFPVRGIEEVELPSLNETERMDQLEGMMNYSRMHTALPTLEDLERTQKIRMPEKSSQVVLNWGPLHPGTHGTIWFLFDMEGEYVKKCDIIIGQLHRGIEKLAENLNVQQIIPYTDRMDYIASINENHSVCVAAEKLLGIHEKIPEKAKYIRTMMAELSRINSHLLWLGTYALDLGALTMFLYTFREREKIMDIFEGISGARFTINYFRVGGVYADLPYGALDAIEHFLKDFPTRLADYERLLTRNRIWLKRNVDVCIITEEDVYDYGLTGAVARASGVPYDLRKIDKYDAYGEVDFDVPVGEKGDSYDRYLVRIEEIRQSVRIINQCIEKLRKMSKNDPFFYEPEDKKMKITIDGRGTKLKKGEVYAGTDNPRGELGVYIYMPKDGIKPHRFRLRSGAFYNLQIFTKAIIGRPIADAITLLSTIDPVVGETDR